The following are encoded together in the Corynebacterium jeikeium genome:
- the otsB gene encoding trehalose-phosphatase: MDGSLLPLLSDADLSGLAATPDLLVAMDFDGTLAHFSDEPTGVHAVPGAMEALEGLAALPNTEAMVISGRNLEQLAHATMLPAHGPVRLVGSHGAEPADGGAADLSPEQRSWLGELRSQAESIATEHEGAWVEVKPLAVGLHTRLVPDKQLAEQLNKRLADFAATSELSQVTWGKDILEVAVDMTTKGAYIEDFRRAYARQHGRELRVLFAGDDTTDESVLSTLCYSPATPPITPPATAPAPDIGIRVGGGETGATHRLDTPEDVRDFLQDLLRRRDGRSAD; the protein is encoded by the coding sequence ATGGATGGTTCGTTACTGCCTCTTCTTTCTGACGCCGACCTCTCCGGCCTGGCTGCCACCCCAGACTTACTGGTAGCAATGGATTTCGATGGCACCCTGGCCCACTTCTCGGACGAGCCCACGGGAGTGCACGCCGTCCCCGGCGCAATGGAGGCTCTGGAAGGGCTGGCGGCGCTGCCGAACACGGAGGCAATGGTGATCTCCGGGCGCAACCTGGAGCAGCTTGCGCATGCGACGATGCTGCCTGCGCACGGCCCTGTGCGCCTGGTCGGTAGCCACGGGGCGGAACCCGCTGACGGTGGCGCGGCGGATTTGAGCCCGGAGCAGCGGTCCTGGCTGGGCGAGCTGCGTTCCCAAGCGGAGTCCATCGCCACCGAGCACGAGGGCGCGTGGGTGGAGGTCAAGCCTCTGGCAGTGGGGTTGCACACCCGCCTAGTGCCGGATAAGCAGCTGGCCGAGCAATTGAACAAGCGCCTGGCGGATTTCGCCGCCACCAGCGAATTATCCCAGGTGACGTGGGGTAAGGACATCTTGGAGGTTGCGGTGGATATGACCACCAAGGGCGCCTACATCGAGGATTTCCGCCGCGCCTACGCACGCCAGCACGGCCGGGAGCTGCGAGTGCTGTTCGCAGGGGATGACACGACGGACGAGTCGGTGCTCTCCACGCTGTGTTACTCCCCTGCCACCCCACCGATCACCCCGCCGGCCACCGCGCCCGCCCCGGACATCGGCATCCGCGTCGGCGGTGGGGAGACTGGCGCCACACACCGCTTGGATACCCCGGAGGACGTCCGGGACTTCCTGCAGGATTTACTGCGGCGCCGCGACGGACGTTCCGCGGATTAG
- a CDS encoding META domain-containing protein, translating into MRRAATFFALGLSAAAMAGLSACSDPAAPLGNSQWQVSAIYDSDVRGGLLPEAQQGRSYLIFGEDSLNGASGCVHLTGHVEWKDEAMRITNFASSRIDGAQCLPGDEDTADRLKSVLNDQDLTYTRPSDNALKLQQPAPEDKQDWQSVPAVEFISGPQEG; encoded by the coding sequence ATGCGTCGCGCGGCTACGTTCTTCGCACTCGGTTTAAGTGCCGCGGCTATGGCTGGCCTATCGGCTTGCTCCGATCCGGCGGCTCCCCTGGGTAACTCCCAGTGGCAGGTCTCGGCGATCTACGATTCAGACGTGCGCGGCGGCCTATTGCCGGAAGCCCAGCAGGGCCGCAGTTATTTGATTTTCGGTGAAGATTCACTGAACGGCGCTAGTGGCTGTGTCCACTTGACTGGCCACGTGGAGTGGAAGGACGAGGCCATGCGCATCACCAACTTCGCCTCCTCCCGCATCGACGGCGCCCAGTGTCTGCCGGGCGACGAGGACACTGCCGACCGTCTGAAGTCCGTCCTTAATGACCAAGACCTCACTTATACCCGCCCTTCCGATAATGCGCTGAAGCTGCAGCAGCCCGCACCGGAGGACAAGCAGGATTGGCAGTCCGTCCCGGCGGTTGAGTTCATTAGCGGTCCGCAGGAGGGTTAG
- a CDS encoding alpha,alpha-trehalose-phosphate synthase (UDP-forming), protein MQSDFLVVANRLPVDRNVDSSTGEVTWVPSPGGLVTALKPVLESNRGAWIGWPGATDEVAAEDMPAPEEAGIQMVPVNLDAQDFAQFYEGFSNATLWPLYHDLIVHPTYDKRWWERYQQVNQRFAQAAADTAAQNATVWVQDYQLHLVPGQLRELRDDVCIGFFLHIPFPAPELFRQLPWRRQVLDGTLGADVVGFHTQDSARNFMVALRAMDYAVQIMDDSESANFLRGARLPEEAQVVGTVTLDSGRQVKVGVFPISIDSAKVNAQANQPDILAQASDLRARLGNPKVLIAGVDRLDYTKGIQHRLEAIEFLLDSGRLAPEDVAMVQVATPSRERLDDYQRTRQQVEAIVSRINGNHGSLGRSLIHYMHSGLPFEQIVALYTAADVMLITPLKDGMNLVAKEYVACHSDGSGALVLSEFAGAATQLVQAYLCNPHDVDSIADALQLAIEDDPADKVRRMRQMWEHLQDHDVNRWADAFLQQLREVE, encoded by the coding sequence ATGCAGTCCGATTTTCTGGTTGTCGCCAATCGCCTTCCCGTCGACCGCAACGTGGATAGCTCCACCGGGGAGGTCACGTGGGTTCCTTCTCCGGGTGGGCTGGTCACCGCGCTGAAGCCGGTGCTGGAATCCAACCGCGGCGCGTGGATCGGCTGGCCGGGGGCAACGGACGAGGTCGCGGCTGAAGACATGCCCGCACCGGAGGAAGCCGGCATCCAGATGGTTCCAGTGAACCTGGACGCACAGGATTTCGCGCAGTTCTACGAGGGTTTTTCCAATGCCACCCTGTGGCCCCTGTACCACGACCTGATCGTGCATCCCACCTACGATAAGCGCTGGTGGGAGCGCTATCAGCAGGTTAATCAGCGCTTTGCCCAGGCGGCGGCGGATACGGCCGCGCAGAACGCAACCGTCTGGGTGCAGGATTATCAGCTACACCTGGTTCCCGGGCAGCTGCGCGAACTACGCGACGATGTCTGCATCGGCTTCTTCCTGCACATCCCCTTCCCCGCCCCGGAGCTTTTCCGTCAGCTGCCGTGGCGCCGCCAGGTGTTGGACGGCACGTTAGGTGCGGACGTGGTGGGCTTCCACACCCAGGATTCCGCGCGGAACTTCATGGTGGCGCTGCGGGCCATGGATTACGCGGTGCAGATTATGGACGATTCCGAGTCTGCGAACTTCCTGCGCGGTGCCCGCCTACCGGAGGAGGCGCAGGTGGTCGGCACCGTCACGCTGGATTCTGGCCGTCAGGTCAAGGTGGGAGTTTTCCCCATTTCCATCGACTCTGCGAAGGTAAACGCGCAGGCCAACCAGCCGGATATCCTGGCTCAGGCCAGCGACCTGCGAGCCCGGCTGGGCAACCCGAAGGTACTGATCGCGGGCGTGGATCGGCTGGACTACACCAAGGGCATCCAGCACCGCCTAGAGGCCATCGAGTTTCTGTTGGACTCCGGCCGCCTGGCCCCGGAAGACGTGGCCATGGTGCAGGTTGCCACCCCGTCGCGCGAGCGTCTGGACGATTATCAGCGTACCCGCCAGCAGGTGGAGGCCATCGTTTCCCGTATTAACGGCAACCATGGCAGCCTGGGTCGTTCGCTGATTCATTACATGCATTCTGGCCTACCGTTCGAGCAGATCGTGGCGCTATACACCGCGGCGGACGTCATGCTGATCACCCCGCTAAAGGATGGGATGAACCTGGTGGCTAAGGAGTATGTGGCCTGCCACTCGGACGGTTCGGGTGCGCTAGTGCTCTCTGAGTTCGCGGGCGCGGCTACGCAGCTGGTGCAGGCGTATTTGTGCAACCCGCACGATGTCGATTCGATCGCCGACGCACTGCAGTTGGCCATCGAGGATGACCCAGCGGACAAGGTTCGCCGCATGCGCCAAATGTGGGAGCACCTGCAGGATCACGACGTTAACCGTTGGGCCGATGCGTTTTTGCAGCAGCTCCGGGAGGTTGAATAA
- the thrE gene encoding threonine/serine exporter ThrE, whose product MSKALRKGSDLLFSGNRATIDAIRLAPPPSPLAPVDLSDPVKIHAVMDLASRIGDQLLTAGTSNSDAKAQIRSIMSAYGLNNTHVDITLNTIYVYSRFNENTPPTNMFRVVRQLSTDFSRITEVDRLIRSIVAGATPLEMAQKILFDIETSLLPYRNRYALASWGGFAAAVALLLGGGWAVAIVAGITTIFTMFANAWLASKSLPLFFQNVLGGFAAVIPAAVTYSIADRIDFYLPPSLIIGSSIVALLAGLTLVQALQDGITGAPVTSAARFYETVLQTGGIITGIAAGIQTMAVMGITLPPLDTTHTSGVLGSVTIQIISGAVATAFFCSACFCERRATVVASLTALIASLALFSVTNVLNWPGTFGTAMAALVVGLAGGLLSRRYMIPPQITAAAGITPFLPGLALYRGMSSVLNDQFVVGMSNLGLALTTATALAAGVVLGEWIARRIRRPRILHRYQQLRRPRVDPRRTNQNKPRMGADGRVRQPLHWRRRRKSASKSTWQLDSEMRAAEGEEQSEDHPAGTSEH is encoded by the coding sequence ATGTCGAAGGCATTGAGGAAGGGCTCTGACCTGCTGTTTTCCGGCAACAGGGCAACGATCGATGCTATCCGCTTAGCGCCGCCGCCATCTCCTTTGGCGCCGGTGGATCTTTCCGATCCTGTGAAGATCCACGCAGTGATGGACCTGGCCAGCCGCATCGGCGACCAGCTCCTCACCGCGGGCACCAGCAATTCGGATGCGAAGGCGCAGATCCGAAGCATCATGAGTGCCTACGGCCTGAACAATACGCACGTCGACATCACGTTGAACACGATCTACGTCTACTCGCGCTTCAACGAAAACACCCCGCCGACGAACATGTTCCGGGTAGTGCGGCAGCTGTCGACGGATTTTTCCCGCATCACTGAGGTCGACCGGCTCATCCGTTCGATCGTCGCAGGCGCCACCCCCCTGGAGATGGCGCAGAAGATCCTCTTCGACATTGAAACTTCCCTACTGCCCTACCGCAACCGCTACGCGCTGGCCAGCTGGGGTGGGTTCGCCGCTGCCGTCGCCCTGCTTCTCGGCGGCGGTTGGGCCGTGGCGATTGTTGCTGGCATCACCACGATCTTCACCATGTTTGCCAACGCCTGGCTGGCCTCGAAGTCCCTGCCGCTGTTCTTCCAGAACGTCCTCGGCGGATTCGCGGCGGTGATCCCGGCGGCGGTGACGTATTCGATTGCGGATCGGATCGATTTCTACCTGCCGCCCTCGTTGATTATTGGTTCTTCTATTGTCGCCCTGCTTGCGGGGTTGACCCTGGTCCAGGCGCTACAGGACGGCATAACGGGCGCCCCGGTCACCTCCGCTGCACGTTTCTATGAGACGGTTCTGCAGACCGGCGGCATCATTACCGGCATTGCTGCCGGTATTCAGACGATGGCCGTCATGGGCATTACCCTGCCACCGCTGGATACGACTCATACCTCGGGCGTGCTGGGGTCGGTGACCATTCAGATCATCTCGGGCGCTGTGGCCACGGCATTCTTCTGCAGCGCCTGCTTCTGCGAGCGACGCGCCACCGTGGTCGCCAGCCTGACGGCCTTAATCGCCTCGCTGGCGCTGTTCAGTGTGACGAACGTGCTCAACTGGCCCGGCACCTTCGGCACCGCAATGGCCGCCCTGGTCGTCGGCCTGGCCGGTGGTCTGCTTTCCCGTCGCTACATGATTCCCCCGCAGATCACCGCTGCCGCGGGCATCACCCCGTTCCTGCCCGGCCTGGCACTGTACCGGGGCATGAGCTCCGTCCTCAACGACCAATTCGTCGTCGGTATGTCCAACCTGGGCCTCGCGCTGACAACCGCGACCGCGCTGGCTGCGGGCGTGGTACTGGGCGAGTGGATCGCCCGCCGCATTCGCCGCCCCCGCATCCTGCACCGTTACCAGCAGTTGCGGCGCCCCCGCGTGGATCCCCGACGGACGAACCAGAACAAGCCCCGGATGGGCGCCGACGGACGGGTGCGCCAGCCCCTGCACTGGCGTAGGCGCCGCAAGAGCGCGTCGAAGAGTACGTGGCAGCTGGATAGCGAGATGCGCGCGGCGGAGGGCGAAGAACAGTCCGAAGACCACCCAGCGGGCACGAGCGAACACTAA
- a CDS encoding GNAT family N-acetyltransferase, which translates to MTSYKDAPEQFTFRRAVEADRPFIYKMNAETDTWGDPNREYSDTFDEDTVFYVDGWTEGQGGVIVEENGESIGAAWLLDSTEENHGYGYVSAEYPEVAIAMAPGNTGKGLGTKLMQAVLDQAKADGKPGVSLCVVFGNDRAKHVYEKIGYVDKGVDEAEHAHVMLYTFDG; encoded by the coding sequence ATGACTTCTTACAAAGATGCCCCTGAACAGTTCACCTTCCGTCGCGCGGTCGAAGCCGACCGTCCATTCATCTACAAGATGAACGCTGAGACTGATACCTGGGGCGATCCGAACAGGGAATACTCGGACACCTTCGACGAGGACACGGTCTTCTACGTGGATGGCTGGACAGAGGGACAAGGTGGCGTCATCGTCGAAGAAAACGGCGAGTCCATCGGCGCAGCATGGCTGCTCGACTCCACAGAAGAAAACCACGGCTACGGCTACGTTTCCGCCGAATACCCGGAGGTGGCGATCGCCATGGCGCCCGGCAACACGGGCAAGGGGCTGGGCACGAAGCTGATGCAAGCGGTGCTGGATCAGGCGAAGGCTGACGGCAAGCCGGGCGTAAGCCTGTGCGTCGTTTTCGGCAACGACCGCGCGAAGCACGTCTACGAGAAGATCGGATACGTCGACAAGGGTGTGGACGAGGCCGAGCACGCGCACGTCATGCTGTACACGTTCGACGGCTAG